The following coding sequences are from one Chelonoidis abingdonii isolate Lonesome George chromosome 4, CheloAbing_2.0, whole genome shotgun sequence window:
- the ADIPOR1 gene encoding adiponectin receptor protein 1 isoform X1: MIKNTEAQDLLCVDQMSSRKGSATSQGNGLSNSSREGDDLELAELGPLLEEKGDQGAVSSASVRHNPTECPQAGQLLGSANQTHSVKEQPCTAPQEEEEEEEEEEEVVRVLTLPLQAHHAMEKMEEFVYKVWEGRWRVIPYDVLPDWLKDNDYLLHGHRPPMPSFRACFKSIFRIHTETGNIWTHLLGFVLFLFLGILTMLRPNMYFMAPLQEKVVFGMFFLGAVLCLSFSWLFHTVYCHSEKVSRTFSKLDYSGIALLIMGSFVPWLYYSFYCSPQPRLIYLSIVCVLGISAIIVAQWDRFATPKHRQTRAGVFLGLGLSGVVPTMHFTIAEGFVKATTVGQMGWFFLMAVMYITGAGLYAARIPERFFPGKFDIWFQSHQIFHVLVVAAAFVHFYGVSNLQEFRYGLEGGCTDDSLL; the protein is encoded by the exons ATGATCAAGAACACAGAAGCTCAAGACCTTTTGTGTGTTGACCAGATGTCGTCCCGCAAAGGGTCAGCAACCAGCCAAGGAAATGGACTTTCCAACAGCAGCCGAGAAGGAGACGATTTGGAGCTGGCAGAACTAGGGCCGCTGCTAGAGGAGAAGGGAGaccagggagctgtcagctcAGCCAGCGTAAGGCACAATCCAACGGAGTGCCCCCAGGCAGGGCAGCTGCTGGGATCTGCAAACCAAACCCATTCG GTCAAGGAGCAGCCATGCACAGCGccgcaggaggaggaggaggaggaggaggaggaagaggaggtggttCGCGTGCTGACTCTACCTCTGCAGGCTCATCATGCTATGGAAAAGATGGAGGAATTTGTGTACAAG gtgtgggaagGGCGCTGGAGGGTGATTCCCTATGATGTGCTCCCGGACTGGCTGAAGGATAACGATTACCTCCTGCATGGACACAGACCCCCTATGCCATCCTTCAGAGCCTGCTTCAAGAGCATCTTCCGAATACACACCGAGACGGGCAACATCTGGACTCACTTACTAG GTTTTGTGTTGTTCCTCTTCTTGGGGATTCTGACCATGCTCAGGCCCAACATGTACTTCATGGCCCCTCTTCAGGAGAAGGTGGTGTTCGGGATGTTCTTCCTTGGAGCAGTGCTATGCCTCAGCTTTTCCTGGCTTTTCCACACAGTCTACTGTCACTCGGAGAAGGTCTCCCGGACATTTTCAAA ATTGGATTACTCAGGAATAGCACTGCTGATTATGGGGAGCTTTGTTCCCTGGCTCTATTACTCATTCTACTGCTCACCGCAGCCTCGGCTCATCTACCTCTCCATTGTCTGCGTCCTGGGCATCTCCGCAATCATTGTCGCTCAGTGGGACCGGTTTGCAACCCCCAAGCACAGACAGACCAGAGCAG gGGTATTTTTGGGGTTGGGGCTGAGTGGCGTTGTGCCCACCATGCACTTCACCATCGCTGAGGGGTTTGTGAAAGCCACCACCGTGGGCCAGATGGGCTGGTTCTTCCTCATGGCTGTGATGTACATAACAGGAGCAGGGCTGTACGCTGCCCGCATCCCAGAGCGCTTCTTTCCTGGCAAGTTTGACATCTGG TT